A genomic segment from Candidatus Poseidoniia archaeon encodes:
- a CDS encoding FtsX-like permease family protein: MKPRRAASGWFGRRLAPRLRSLLLRRMLRSLWRIRFRTGVMLLLILITTLTGVTLSEFSRNGDAVYEEFYSETSLADLIVTTGEQHQPESNFSAACAAFGAAQACETRLALDGQFLRDDGEWIAATLYGHAGASAISTLWFSEGRMASGAGEAVVDRHVQEELGVGLGDTVTVSLAGRMQNYTVVGVANSPHHLFYVASSFTLLPQDGTYAVLYLPVGELAADAGLEPESRNMLLLDLPGTPAYDLQDTSEDEGIALRELKRELASALRDEGVDGALVGDRGSIHSVELLRQDLEGSRKSIPMTIFMLGAVSSLVLAISMERLIRTQYREIAVMRALGFSAAEVRNHYLLVPLLLGSAGVTLGVALGAWFSVGMTSFYFDQWGIPLVRVAHYPDLWLAVTAGVMAIVMLFSLRPALHASRLTPLEVMGQREIKRTQAWAQRLTAWMPVTMGLGVRSTFRKPRRLLLTVAALGLALVILGGWLLTMSSMTGFMRDSLTEVEQWDAQAVFMPQQEPQMRSWAANHSGLEAEWVSVLPGSPAGDDRTFMVWGVGQFGDSGMHGFRLTEGELPQAGAQPVEVLVDQGVAEFLEWEPGEVVIVEIAGSAVEVRVTGITLELTRTLWLHRDDLVAITGWEMVNLVMLRNVDDAALEELEQQALVTRHDDLVAAFDSSMEKYLAIIYTFLVIGAAIAIAVLVNTLIINLTERDAELATLRVLGASKWRLSGVLLVEHTIIGLVGGVIGVAVAIAASKWMVAVFTTWLFHFPLFIDWMVALYLFLFILIAALATTLIGTWRIRRMDLVKSIQEFSQ, translated from the coding sequence ATGAAGCCGCGACGCGCTGCCTCAGGGTGGTTCGGGCGGCGACTCGCGCCGCGGCTGCGCTCGCTGCTGCTGCGGCGGATGCTGCGCTCGCTGTGGCGCATCCGCTTCCGGACCGGGGTGATGCTGCTGCTAATCCTGATTACGACGCTGACCGGCGTGACGCTCTCCGAGTTCAGCCGCAACGGCGACGCGGTCTACGAGGAGTTCTACAGCGAAACCAGCCTCGCCGACCTTATCGTCACCACCGGCGAGCAGCACCAGCCGGAGAGCAACTTCTCGGCGGCCTGCGCGGCCTTCGGTGCTGCGCAAGCGTGCGAGACGCGGCTGGCGCTCGACGGGCAGTTCCTGCGCGACGACGGCGAGTGGATTGCCGCTACGCTCTATGGCCATGCGGGGGCGTCCGCGATAAGCACGCTCTGGTTCAGCGAAGGGCGCATGGCTTCCGGCGCGGGCGAGGCGGTGGTTGACCGCCACGTGCAGGAGGAGCTGGGCGTCGGGCTGGGCGACACGGTAACGGTTTCGCTCGCGGGCAGGATGCAGAATTACACTGTCGTGGGCGTCGCCAACTCGCCGCACCACCTCTTCTATGTCGCCAGCTCCTTTACGCTCCTGCCGCAGGATGGAACCTACGCCGTGCTCTACCTGCCGGTCGGGGAACTGGCGGCCGACGCCGGCCTCGAGCCGGAGAGCAGGAACATGCTGCTGCTTGACCTGCCCGGAACGCCCGCCTACGACCTGCAGGACACCAGCGAAGATGAAGGCATTGCGCTGCGCGAGCTGAAGCGGGAGCTCGCGTCAGCGCTGCGCGACGAAGGCGTTGACGGCGCGCTGGTGGGCGACCGCGGCTCCATCCACTCCGTCGAGTTGCTGCGGCAGGACCTCGAGGGGAGCCGCAAGTCCATCCCGATGACCATCTTCATGCTGGGGGCGGTCTCGTCGCTGGTGCTGGCGATTTCGATGGAGCGGCTGATACGGACGCAGTATCGCGAAATCGCGGTGATGCGCGCGCTCGGCTTCTCCGCCGCCGAGGTCAGGAACCACTACCTGCTGGTGCCACTGCTACTCGGCTCCGCCGGCGTCACGCTCGGCGTCGCGCTCGGCGCCTGGTTTTCGGTGGGAATGACCAGCTTCTACTTCGACCAGTGGGGCATCCCGCTGGTCAGGGTCGCCCATTACCCCGACCTCTGGCTCGCGGTCACGGCGGGGGTGATGGCAATCGTGATGCTCTTCTCGCTGCGCCCGGCGCTCCACGCCTCGCGGCTGACGCCGCTGGAGGTGATGGGGCAGCGCGAAATCAAGCGCACGCAGGCGTGGGCGCAGCGGCTGACAGCGTGGATGCCGGTGACGATGGGGCTCGGCGTGCGCTCGACCTTCCGCAAGCCGCGGCGGCTGCTACTGACAGTCGCAGCGCTGGGGCTGGCGCTAGTCATCCTGGGCGGCTGGCTGCTGACGATGAGCTCGATGACCGGCTTCATGCGCGATTCGCTCACCGAGGTTGAGCAGTGGGACGCGCAGGCGGTCTTCATGCCGCAGCAGGAGCCGCAAATGCGCAGCTGGGCTGCTAACCACTCGGGCCTCGAGGCGGAGTGGGTCTCGGTGCTCCCAGGCTCGCCCGCTGGCGACGACCGCACCTTCATGGTGTGGGGCGTCGGGCAGTTCGGCGACAGCGGAATGCACGGCTTCCGGCTCACGGAGGGTGAATTGCCGCAGGCTGGCGCGCAGCCAGTCGAGGTGCTGGTGGACCAGGGCGTCGCCGAGTTCCTGGAATGGGAGCCGGGCGAAGTGGTAATCGTCGAGATTGCCGGCAGCGCCGTCGAAGTGCGCGTCACCGGAATCACCCTCGAGCTGACGCGCACGCTCTGGCTGCACCGCGACGACCTCGTGGCGATTACCGGCTGGGAGATGGTCAACCTGGTGATGCTGCGTAACGTCGATGATGCGGCGCTCGAAGAGCTGGAGCAACAGGCGCTCGTAACGCGCCACGACGACCTGGTCGCGGCGTTTGACAGCTCGATGGAGAAATACCTGGCCATCATCTACACCTTCCTCGTCATCGGCGCCGCGATTGCCATCGCCGTCCTCGTCAACACGCTGATTATCAACCTCACCGAACGCGACGCCGAGCTGGCGACGCTGCGCGTCCTCGGCGCCTCCAAGTGGCGCCTGTCGGGGGTGCTGCTGGTAGAGCACACCATCATTGGCCTGGTGGGTGGGGTAATCGGCGTCGCGGTCGCAATTGCCGCCAGCAAGTGGATGGTCGCGGTCTTCACAACCTGGTTGTTCCACTTCCCACTCTTTATCGACTGGATGGTCGCGCTCTACCTGTTCCTCTTCATCCTCATCGCGGCGCTTGCCACCACACTCATTGGCACCTGGCGTATCCGGCGCATGGACCTGGTCAAGAGCATTCAGGAGTTTTCGCAGTAG
- a CDS encoding CARDB domain-containing protein, which translates to MATRFLLLVTAAVLLALAVPTDGEVDLQALSLEYGFAGEDEVPVTLVESGRDNATLYRYLILDDYSEAPENWSQPGFNDSGWLLGAAPFADSEDDNVVPGTIWDTEGSSPYENDTLLVRHRFDLPVGTILSAEINVAFSNYCTPYLNGNLIYSGDGEEGANGHSMQYWNSDGTEDISPALFDSHDNLLAIYARDYVWSVNQNQQWLDPRITATHNPFNTTTEPVILGDQLTLVLGVANGGNATAENATITLQADGETVWQQFLSTAAANTNTTIGVDWTPHRLGDIPLNLSISSESNESSYLNNSLEIMLHIHHWGYALEYGGVIPVVNSTLVTSLNITVRNTGDLPDVLTFATSERPTGWDIDYLPGSMSLAPGESGELLVSVEVSSMTTDGEWNFSIETTSQNSERRVSFPLVQSGRTAATEWSWTNSTNTSQQLYDDLNWTLPGFNDSGWRMDGAAPFGDNSISGVNYNTEWDGDNYAYFRHAFNVSDLDIYTEGVLTLSIATNGAGAHYLNGNLIFSDLEGGDHGADYWNEQEPDNTDALLEGENVLASVVRNNQNTQWYDERLDADIRQANLWNFHPQPLGISVLLDTKAPTSLVEDQGGFRNSTEVEINWRLLANATDLAGFRIDYMLNNGSGWPGEDAWEALGEFSGYNTTFSGGSNGTLYRFRSISFDTRGNVESKSTYGTEFLIDTRPPESLLRVVDTTGNPTNLTGIYLAWEPASAADYDIASYQLQLRNGSGWDTLALSGSAGEHYFAPATDGEYAFRVLATDYAGNGEAKPEADVIISFDRQRPEVTLSALPQFWGESVLALQLLGDTSGLADVELQYALLAEGSEMMLGWGTLPVAWDNGSALFPGLADGRSYWFRLAPVDTAGNTASRTPYVFETSSDGTAGASVTLPVLPLKPVYIGLLANVAVAVDVEGDGSFEVELDEYFGSDPSQMLAIQFRVDYASGTLHFGDGEDGYRPAASATLRISYAGYDATTTIDLTPPGIVQSMRAYSENFTDVELQWESAPDVSSYRVERSGNLTLGWELRAELAPQEFELNSYAEENLAGQVWYYRVIALDRMGYESVGMEYLGSTVERVMVDLTPPTAVETPTGSSSGSEAPGWLLPLVVGLALLGSGVALFASRRSTGEAEVGPSLETVDALVEPVPDIEAIPEEEEPEPDVFRMVSGSEYSRRVRFHCQSGCDREFPGLRDDEEIVCPHCGTLGPAPELP; encoded by the coding sequence ATGGCCACCCGGTTTTTGCTGCTGGTTACCGCCGCAGTCCTGCTGGCACTCGCCGTCCCCACCGACGGTGAGGTGGACCTGCAGGCGCTCTCGCTGGAATACGGTTTTGCCGGTGAGGATGAAGTTCCCGTCACGCTTGTTGAGAGCGGCAGGGACAATGCCACTCTGTACCGCTACCTTATCCTGGATGACTACTCCGAGGCGCCGGAAAACTGGTCGCAACCCGGGTTCAATGATTCGGGCTGGTTACTTGGCGCGGCACCATTTGCTGACTCGGAAGATGACAATGTAGTGCCCGGAACCATCTGGGACACTGAGGGTAGTTCACCGTATGAGAATGACACCCTGCTGGTCAGGCACAGGTTCGACCTGCCGGTCGGAACAATCCTCTCAGCCGAGATTAATGTTGCATTCTCTAACTACTGCACGCCGTATCTCAATGGTAACCTCATCTACAGTGGTGATGGGGAAGAAGGTGCGAACGGACACTCTATGCAATACTGGAACTCCGACGGGACTGAAGACATCTCGCCGGCCCTGTTTGATAGTCACGATAACCTGCTCGCGATTTACGCGCGGGACTATGTCTGGTCAGTAAACCAGAACCAACAGTGGCTTGACCCACGGATAACTGCCACCCATAATCCATTCAACACGACGACGGAACCGGTAATCCTGGGTGACCAGCTGACGCTGGTGCTGGGAGTGGCAAACGGAGGCAACGCGACCGCCGAGAATGCCACTATCACGCTGCAGGCCGATGGGGAAACCGTATGGCAGCAGTTCCTTTCGACAGCCGCCGCTAACACCAACACAACGATAGGGGTGGACTGGACTCCGCACAGGCTGGGTGACATTCCACTCAACCTGAGTATCAGTAGCGAGAGCAACGAGAGCAGCTACCTCAACAATTCACTGGAGATTATGCTTCATATCCATCACTGGGGGTATGCGCTGGAATACGGTGGCGTCATTCCAGTCGTAAATTCGACCCTTGTGACGTCACTCAACATCACAGTCCGCAACACCGGGGACCTCCCCGACGTGCTGACGTTCGCTACCAGTGAACGGCCGACGGGCTGGGACATTGACTACCTGCCTGGAAGCATGTCGCTCGCTCCTGGAGAAAGTGGTGAACTGCTAGTCAGTGTCGAGGTTTCATCTATGACAACGGATGGAGAATGGAATTTCTCAATCGAGACGACGTCGCAGAATTCTGAGCGGCGCGTCAGCTTCCCACTAGTCCAGAGCGGGCGTACTGCCGCGACTGAATGGAGCTGGACCAACTCCACCAATACCAGCCAGCAGCTCTACGATGACCTGAACTGGACGCTGCCTGGCTTCAACGACTCCGGCTGGCGTATGGATGGTGCTGCACCATTTGGCGATAATTCCATAAGTGGAGTGAACTATAACACCGAGTGGGATGGGGACAACTACGCCTACTTCCGCCACGCTTTCAACGTCAGTGACCTCGACATCTACACGGAAGGCGTGCTGACCCTCAGCATAGCTACCAACGGCGCCGGCGCCCACTACCTCAATGGCAACCTGATTTTTAGCGATCTCGAAGGAGGTGACCACGGCGCCGATTACTGGAACGAGCAGGAACCCGACAACACGGATGCACTGCTGGAGGGGGAGAATGTCCTTGCTTCGGTGGTCCGCAATAATCAGAATACACAGTGGTACGACGAGCGGCTCGATGCAGACATCCGGCAAGCGAACCTCTGGAACTTCCACCCGCAGCCGCTCGGCATCTCGGTGCTGCTCGACACGAAAGCGCCCACCTCGCTGGTCGAGGACCAGGGCGGCTTCCGCAATTCCACGGAGGTCGAAATTAACTGGCGGCTGCTCGCCAACGCGACCGACCTCGCCGGCTTCCGCATCGACTACATGCTCAACAACGGCAGCGGCTGGCCAGGTGAAGACGCATGGGAAGCGCTGGGCGAGTTCAGCGGCTACAACACCACTTTCAGCGGCGGCAGCAACGGCACCCTCTACCGCTTCCGCTCAATCTCGTTCGACACCCGCGGCAACGTCGAGAGCAAGTCCACCTACGGCACCGAATTCCTCATCGATACTCGCCCACCCGAGTCGCTACTGCGCGTGGTTGATACCACCGGCAACCCGACCAACCTGACCGGCATCTACCTCGCATGGGAACCCGCCAGCGCTGCCGACTACGATATCGCCAGCTACCAGTTGCAACTGCGCAACGGCTCTGGCTGGGATACACTGGCGCTCTCCGGCAGCGCGGGCGAGCACTACTTCGCGCCCGCCACCGACGGAGAATACGCGTTCCGCGTGCTCGCGACCGATTACGCCGGCAACGGCGAGGCGAAGCCGGAGGCCGATGTCATAATCAGCTTCGACCGGCAGCGCCCCGAAGTGACGCTTTCAGCGCTGCCGCAGTTCTGGGGCGAAAGCGTCCTCGCGCTGCAGCTGCTGGGCGACACCAGCGGGCTCGCCGACGTCGAATTGCAATACGCGCTGCTTGCCGAGGGGAGCGAGATGATGCTCGGCTGGGGCACGCTGCCGGTCGCCTGGGACAACGGCAGCGCGCTCTTCCCGGGGCTGGCCGACGGGCGTAGCTACTGGTTCCGGCTGGCGCCGGTCGACACGGCGGGCAACACCGCCAGCCGCACACCGTATGTTTTCGAGACCAGCAGCGACGGGACGGCTGGCGCCAGCGTGACGTTGCCGGTGCTTCCGCTGAAACCGGTCTACATCGGGCTGCTCGCCAACGTCGCCGTCGCGGTTGATGTGGAGGGCGACGGCAGCTTCGAGGTCGAGCTGGACGAGTATTTCGGCAGCGACCCGTCGCAGATGCTCGCCATCCAGTTCCGCGTTGATTACGCCAGCGGAACTCTCCACTTCGGCGACGGCGAGGATGGCTACCGCCCGGCGGCCAGCGCAACGCTGCGCATCAGCTACGCCGGCTACGACGCGACGACTACGATTGACCTGACGCCGCCCGGCATCGTGCAGAGCATGCGCGCCTACAGCGAGAATTTCACGGACGTCGAGCTACAGTGGGAATCGGCGCCCGACGTCAGCAGCTACCGCGTCGAGCGCTCGGGCAACCTCACGCTCGGCTGGGAATTGCGCGCTGAACTCGCGCCGCAGGAATTCGAGCTGAACAGCTACGCCGAGGAAAACCTCGCGGGGCAGGTGTGGTATTACCGCGTGATTGCGCTCGACCGTATGGGCTACGAATCTGTGGGAATGGAGTACCTCGGGAGCACCGTTGAGCGGGTGATGGTCGACCTGACCCCACCGACGGCGGTCGAGACTCCCACCGGCAGCAGCAGCGGCTCGGAAGCACCGGGATGGCTGCTGCCGCTGGTTGTCGGCCTCGCGCTCCTCGGTAGCGGCGTGGCGCTGTTCGCGTCACGCCGCTCTACGGGCGAAGCCGAAGTGGGGCCTTCGCTCGAGACGGTTGATGCGCTGGTCGAGCCGGTCCCGGATATCGAAGCCATCCCGGAAGAGGAGGAGCCGGAACCAGACGTTTTCCGCATGGTCTCGGGCAGCGAATACTCGCGCCGCGTGCGCTTCCACTGCCAGAGCGGCTGTGACCGCGAATTCCCCGGGCTGCGCGACGACGAAGAAATAGTCTGTCCCCACTGCGGCACGCTCGGGCCGGCACCCGAACTGCCTTAA
- a CDS encoding PKD domain-containing protein, with translation MDTHSVRLPLAVLLLLAVVALSVSEGAEAIDPEWNYTTGEGVRSAAISADGEYIVAGSDDENVYLFKKDSSTPLWSYSTGNTVRSVAISADGEYIAAGSNEYVHLFDKDSSTPLWSYSTESDAQSISISADGEYIAFSTGDSKVYLFDKDSDDPLWIYTIEGSSAYSVAISADGEYIVSGSWDGEIDLFHRSSSTPQWNYTAEDEHVVRSVSISADGEYVTAISDDYNIYLFDKDSNQPLWSYRVGNQGCSVSISADGEYIAAVTYDGNGLYLFNSDNSTPLWNHTIAGNVYSAAISADGEYIVVSGGNNVFFFDKDSSTPLWSYTTGNEVDTVAISADGAYIVAGSFDSKVYAFKNTASGNDPPQIWSIDVGPNPAYENERVYFDSDSEDADGEIVAFEWTSDVDGLLSTSDSFDSDDLSVGNHTISFRVQDDDGAWSDYAYHDLEIEGVNDPPQIWSIDVGPNPAYENVRVYFDSDSEDTDGEIVAFEWTSDVDGLLSTKNSFDSDGLSVGAHTISFRVQDNDGAWSDYAYQDLMIESEPTNISDERKKQVDITPGKPVTLSAWENLGLQLELAVGKFASGNVTVTSVNVTPPLPDNGTLKDVGIFVSISMDVIVQDSLDYAKVTLNFDIKLLPDGVIADTLQVYHYSDEGGWEASETGGIDLENGTVWGHFTNFSVFAVFGSNAAPVADAGPDLKITPGSQAMFFGTAVDADGTIALYEWDFDGDGVFDYSASDGVASHVYDDEGSYLAILRVTDNNGATGFDETLVTVAESSSLAFLDNPLFRIFFPTAILLLAVGYYAYRKYATSGAGAFGAQKRNFALKKEEDVTVVCPACGIHMKVPRLGTLQMVVCDNCGNEGEMEV, from the coding sequence GTGGACACACACTCAGTAAGACTGCCCCTCGCTGTTTTGCTGTTGCTTGCGGTGGTGGCGCTGTCAGTTTCCGAGGGGGCTGAGGCGATAGACCCTGAGTGGAACTACACCACCGGGGAGGGGGTGCGCTCGGCTGCCATCTCGGCGGACGGCGAATATATTGTCGCTGGCTCTGATGATGAGAACGTGTATCTCTTCAAGAAGGACAGCAGCACGCCACTCTGGAGCTACAGCACCGGGAATACTGTGCGGTCGGTGGCCATCTCAGCAGACGGAGAATACATCGCCGCTGGTTCCAATGAATACGTCCACCTATTCGATAAGGACAGCAGCACGCCACTCTGGAGCTACTCCACTGAGAGTGATGCGCAATCAATATCAATCTCGGCGGACGGTGAGTACATCGCCTTTAGCACTGGGGACAGCAAGGTCTACCTCTTCGACAAGGACAGCGACGACCCCCTATGGATCTACACCATCGAGGGGAGCAGTGCGTACTCGGTCGCCATCTCGGCGGATGGTGAGTACATTGTATCCGGCTCCTGGGACGGTGAGATTGACCTATTCCACAGGAGCAGCAGTACGCCCCAGTGGAACTACACTGCTGAGGACGAACATGTCGTTCGCTCAGTCTCCATCTCGGCAGACGGCGAGTATGTTACTGCCATATCGGATGACTACAATATTTATCTCTTTGACAAGGACAGCAACCAACCGCTCTGGAGCTACAGAGTTGGAAACCAGGGATGTTCCGTTTCTATTTCGGCGGATGGTGAGTACATTGCGGCGGTAACATACGATGGTAACGGATTATACCTGTTTAACAGTGACAATAGCACCCCCCTCTGGAACCACACTATTGCTGGTAACGTATACTCGGCAGCTATCTCGGCCGATGGCGAGTACATTGTTGTTTCAGGTGGAAATAATGTTTTCTTCTTCGACAAGGACAGCAGCACGCCGCTCTGGAGCTACACCACCGGGAATGAAGTGGACACGGTTGCAATCTCGGCGGACGGCGCGTACATCGTCGCCGGCTCCTTTGACTCCAAGGTCTACGCCTTCAAAAATACGGCATCAGGAAACGACCCTCCGCAAATCTGGAGTATCGACGTAGGACCCAATCCTGCCTACGAGAACGAACGGGTCTACTTCGATAGCGATTCGGAGGATGCCGATGGCGAGATTGTAGCGTTTGAATGGACTTCGGATGTTGACGGCCTGCTGAGTACAAGCGACAGCTTTGACTCCGATGACCTTTCCGTGGGCAACCACACAATTTCCTTCAGGGTTCAGGATGATGATGGTGCGTGGTCGGATTACGCGTACCACGACCTGGAGATAGAGGGAGTGAACGACCCTCCGCAAATCTGGAGTATCGACGTAGGCCCCAATCCAGCCTACGAGAACGTCCGGGTCTATTTCGATAGTGATTCGGAGGATACCGATGGCGAGATTGTAGCGTTTGAATGGACTTCTGATGTTGACGGCCTGCTAAGTACAAAGAACAGCTTCGACTCCGATGGCCTTTCCGTGGGCGCCCACACAATTTCCTTCAGGGTGCAGGACAATGATGGCGCGTGGTCGGATTACGCGTACCAGGACCTGATGATAGAGAGTGAACCTACCAATATCAGTGATGAACGAAAGAAGCAAGTCGACATAACTCCCGGAAAGCCTGTTACCCTGAGTGCCTGGGAGAACCTGGGATTGCAGCTGGAGCTTGCGGTTGGCAAGTTTGCGTCTGGAAACGTCACAGTCACCTCCGTTAACGTAACTCCGCCCCTGCCAGATAATGGTACTTTGAAGGATGTCGGAATCTTTGTTTCCATATCGATGGATGTGATTGTCCAGGACTCCCTGGATTATGCCAAAGTAACTCTGAACTTTGACATTAAACTCCTTCCTGATGGTGTGATTGCTGACACTCTACAGGTATACCATTATTCTGATGAGGGTGGGTGGGAAGCATCGGAAACAGGCGGCATAGACCTAGAGAACGGTACTGTCTGGGGACACTTCACAAATTTCTCTGTCTTCGCGGTATTTGGTTCCAATGCAGCCCCAGTTGCCGACGCGGGACCGGACCTGAAAATCACTCCCGGTTCGCAGGCGATGTTCTTCGGCACGGCGGTAGATGCTGACGGGACCATAGCCCTCTACGAGTGGGACTTCGACGGCGATGGCGTCTTCGACTACAGCGCTTCGGACGGGGTTGCTTCTCACGTCTATGATGACGAAGGTTCGTACCTGGCGATTCTACGCGTTACGGACAATAATGGCGCTACCGGGTTTGATGAGACTCTGGTGACTGTCGCCGAGTCCAGTTCTCTTGCCTTCCTTGATAATCCCCTGTTCAGGATATTCTTCCCGACCGCTATCCTGCTGCTTGCCGTGGGATACTACGCCTACCGGAAATACGCAACCTCTGGAGCTGGAGCGTTTGGAGCTCAAAAAAGGAATTTCGCGCTGAAGAAGGAAGAAGACGTTACGGTTGTCTGCCCAGCCTGTGGAATTCACATGAAGGTTCCGCGCCTTGGAACCTTGCAGATGGTTGTTTGCGATAACTGCGGTAACGAAGGCGAAATGGAAGTCTAG
- a CDS encoding ABC transporter ATP-binding protein codes for MSLLELEQVSRIYETGGERIHALDDFSLTVEQGAIVLLVGPSGSGKTTLLNVISALDAPTSGSYHFGGELVPHDDVEEMTAFRRRNVGYVFQFFNLLGDLTALENILLVQELTDGRDEPRARELLALVGLTGLEERFPSEMSGGQQQRVAIARSLAKSPRLLLGDEPTGNLDSETTRQVMEVLVDACRAEKITAVLVTHDHALERYATRVIAIDSGKLVEDRPGELATVKGAVKEAGRSSKKALKLLAEKARRLSQV; via the coding sequence ATGTCACTGCTCGAACTGGAGCAGGTCTCGCGCATCTACGAGACGGGGGGCGAGCGCATCCACGCGCTCGACGACTTCAGCCTCACGGTCGAGCAGGGGGCAATCGTGCTACTGGTGGGGCCGTCCGGTTCCGGGAAAACGACGCTGCTGAACGTGATTTCGGCGCTCGACGCACCAACCAGCGGCAGCTACCACTTCGGCGGCGAGCTGGTGCCGCACGACGACGTCGAGGAGATGACCGCCTTTCGGCGCCGGAACGTCGGCTACGTCTTCCAGTTCTTCAACCTGCTCGGCGACCTGACCGCGCTGGAGAACATCCTGCTGGTGCAAGAACTCACCGACGGCCGCGACGAACCACGCGCGCGCGAGCTACTGGCACTGGTCGGCCTGACCGGCCTTGAAGAGAGATTCCCGTCCGAGATGAGCGGCGGCCAGCAGCAGCGCGTCGCGATTGCGCGCTCGCTCGCCAAGTCACCGCGGCTGCTGCTGGGCGACGAGCCGACCGGTAACCTCGACTCGGAAACGACGCGGCAGGTGATGGAGGTGCTGGTTGACGCCTGCCGCGCCGAGAAAATCACGGCGGTGCTGGTCACTCATGACCACGCGCTCGAGCGCTACGCGACGCGCGTCATCGCCATCGACTCCGGTAAGCTGGTCGAGGACCGGCCGGGCGAGCTGGCGACGGTGAAGGGCGCCGTCAAGGAGGCGGGGCGTTCTTCGAAAAAAGCATTGAAGTTGCTGGCAGAGAAGGCGCGCCGGCTCTCGCAGGTATGA
- a CDS encoding hydroxymethylglutaryl-CoA reductase, degradative: protein MARTSAVPGFYKLSPAERLQIVCDFAGLNDEEAAALGGFGALGGETANRMIENVVGSFPLPLGVAANFKVNGEELFVPMALEEPSVVAAASHMAKGTLPAGIAAETDDPVMIGQIQLVDLEDAFAAKAAVEAAADEIVALANEQDPILVKFGGGCRGIEVRVLDSAAGPMVITHLLVDCRDAMGANAVNTMAEAVAPRLETLTGGRVYLRIISNLAVHRKVRASATWPAEFLGGGEVVDGIIAAYAFACADPFRVATHNKGIMNGIDPVVIATGNDWRAIEAGAHSYGAWKEGDGSFTRWEKNDGGDLNGSIELPMAVGLVGGATATHPTAKACVRMMGLEIPGGAAKLAGIIAAVGLCQNLGALRALASEGIQRGHMGLHARNLAVAAGAEESEIEAVAERLKREGKVRADLAAQFLEELRAG, encoded by the coding sequence ATGGCGCGCACCTCGGCCGTCCCCGGTTTCTACAAGCTCTCGCCGGCGGAGCGGCTGCAAATCGTCTGCGATTTTGCCGGCCTTAACGACGAGGAAGCAGCGGCGCTGGGCGGCTTCGGCGCGCTCGGCGGGGAGACCGCCAACCGCATGATTGAGAACGTCGTCGGCAGCTTCCCGCTGCCGCTCGGTGTCGCCGCCAACTTCAAGGTCAACGGCGAAGAGCTGTTCGTGCCGATGGCACTGGAGGAGCCGTCGGTAGTAGCGGCCGCGAGCCACATGGCGAAAGGCACGCTGCCGGCCGGTATCGCTGCGGAGACCGACGACCCGGTGATGATCGGGCAAATCCAGCTGGTCGACCTTGAAGATGCATTCGCCGCGAAGGCAGCGGTCGAGGCGGCGGCCGATGAAATCGTCGCACTCGCCAACGAGCAGGACCCCATACTGGTGAAGTTCGGCGGCGGCTGCCGCGGCATCGAAGTCAGAGTGCTCGACTCGGCCGCGGGGCCGATGGTCATCACGCACCTGCTTGTCGACTGCCGCGACGCGATGGGCGCCAACGCCGTCAACACGATGGCGGAGGCGGTCGCGCCGCGGCTCGAGACGCTGACCGGCGGGCGCGTCTACCTGCGAATTATCTCCAACCTGGCGGTGCACCGCAAGGTGCGCGCCAGCGCGACCTGGCCGGCGGAGTTCCTCGGTGGCGGAGAGGTGGTTGACGGCATCATCGCCGCCTACGCCTTCGCGTGCGCCGACCCGTTCCGCGTCGCGACGCACAACAAGGGCATTATGAACGGCATCGACCCGGTGGTGATTGCGACCGGCAACGACTGGCGCGCCATCGAAGCTGGCGCGCACAGCTACGGCGCCTGGAAGGAGGGCGACGGCTCGTTCACCCGCTGGGAAAAGAACGACGGAGGCGACCTCAACGGCAGCATCGAGCTGCCAATGGCGGTCGGCCTCGTCGGCGGCGCGACGGCGACGCACCCGACGGCGAAGGCGTGCGTCAGGATGATGGGGCTCGAGATTCCGGGCGGCGCAGCGAAGCTGGCGGGCATCATCGCCGCGGTCGGGCTCTGCCAGAACCTCGGCGCGCTGCGCGCGCTCGCCTCGGAAGGTATCCAGCGCGGCCATATGGGGCTGCACGCGCGCAACCTCGCGGTGGCGGCCGGCGCAGAGGAGAGCGAGATAGAGGCGGTCGCCGAGCGACTCAAGCGCGAGGGGAAGGTGCGCGCCGATTTGGCGGCACAGTTCCTCGAAGAATTGCGGGCCGGCTGA